In Gambusia affinis linkage group LG06, SWU_Gaff_1.0, whole genome shotgun sequence, one DNA window encodes the following:
- the arhgap32a gene encoding rho GTPase-activating protein 32 isoform X1, translated as MEAGCVVAAVIENAASGPRGEPGSSDVLEGNPTPPTDLDKNDALPQATNINPPEEKQSQETSTAVVKSDDITEHQAEPLLRSCVSTASMKVKNMKKLTFPRGHFPRLAECAHFHYETVDFGNVQLALAEGQSEGPKPGLDSKELVFLVQITCQARNWLVKRSYEDFRVLDKHLHLCIYDRRYSQLTELPRCDTLKDTVESTTAMLTNYLTRFSAIADNKINCGPVLTWMEIDNKGNHLLVSEEASINVPAIAAAHVTKRYTAQATDELTFEVGDIVSVIDMPPKEDTGWWRGKHGFQVGFFPCDCVELINEKIPPSVQNSVPKPGTGRCALARGEFSKTCSPGSESESVLTWLPCVCFPAHSVCKKHGKLVTFLRSFMKSRPPPQKLRQRGILRERVFGCDLGEHLHNSGHDVPQVVKSCAEFIEKIGVVDGIYRLSGISSNIQKLRHEFDSEQIPDLSRELFRQDIHSVGSLCKLYFRELPNPLLTYQLYDRFSEAVSAATDEERLVKIHNVIQQLPPPHYRTLEYLMRHLSRLATFSSVTNMHTKNLAIVWAPNLLRSRQIESACFSGTAAFMEVRIQSVVVEFILNNTESLFSTKLNSILRESTGNNTLSRPKSLMVCSPSTKLLSLEEAQARTQTQLGSPATTPCLTHSDYIEVGEGPEALLGKFHTVIELPMESGKRPLVKSKKSPVGNWLSFFHLGKSHSVSKRKLKRHPSEPNEIKSIALPGGRGDSGTLRSTKSEESLTSLQNLGGGPPSYRPLRPRSTSEAVSAVSRDDLRNSRNKNDRRAHQLNDSKRSADRGRAAASPHHSEDDLDLSPPAAGISTLDFDPMSFQCSQTPAMQHGSRWKKSAGCSNEFEPVSSQNNVGCSRSPEDSPVLCKSGKKVALKHLSPKVRKKSLKMLADIQTPVPSSSPNVDKCEASAADGKQLLFQHSSPINTASQASGVTDLSQSAQNLPDPGTDRLMSSVSVLPPHPPSMSAARKLALALAESAQKASNASQRRSHAHDYRPQRPSVLDVKVHPQECRGPHVTPGSQRQAAVEAHRCPHSGQFSPSHLYPEPLQVADSQESVCNFTPNVSPLGSGSLEEGSAEGREHREEGESEVRQEQHTYQSVGVSTPCQPIGSARSPPASPVYANMDSVDAFNFRSVLAESSMPASIEEVFPRQFQTSSAQPYSPEEERPPGMLEDVFSNHHHHHHHHQQQHHHRPIHSSQTPTPHYPRPGALPPHLSAHKGLYRQSSESRYSSLGLRQPLSPQYRRYQGDFQRQQGQWQSSEDRAVRNLAIRRAHSFHSPQISHHELANTEILPVDSMLYVEQKLSPEVPYQERIQAGLKSVRTQFENVHPEHHYGPYSDSSSRDPRSRYFIDPHRQSGIHRHQTYTVHSTKEGDQSDYYNYSPRHASPVNRELYIESRDTVVYEARDAEVFERVVYQPVQQERHKSTYHSVSPCETPDSLRDIIHTRSKSDPGNANLLSAHSVDSQMAVATSPTTPRIRSQQAYPEVSRQSYGQRSGAEFGPMRRIHIKEGYLRQPLLRKVPSLPERGCPNLKSIEHTHRCQTRGFEQNPSVLAGAAKPSILRRPVRSQSTREHRHYYHYHSKSPLDPEHLEPFPAHLSRRTQSTKVKPTHYDHMEGYYAAPRSKSTRSSKAAAGYLPAQSCMSPHGQRLLSKVLGHEAFYHPALRSEAGV; from the exons ATGGAGGCTGGATGCGTGGTTGCCGCGGTGATTGAGAATGCTGCCTCAGGACCCCGGGGAGAACCAGGAAGTAGTGACGTCCTTGAGGG CAACCCGACCCCACCTACTGACCTCGACAAAAACGATGCCTTACCTCAAGCTACCAACATTAATCCTCCAGAGGAGAAGCAGTCACAGGAGACATCCACTGCTGTG GTGAAGAGCGATGACATCACAGAACACCAAGCCGAGCCCCTCCTGCGCTCCTGCGTCAGCACGGCGAGTATGAAGGTCAAGAACATGAAAAA GCTAACGTTCCCCAGAGGTCACTTCCCCAGATTGGCAGAGTGTGCCCATTTCCACTATGAGACTGTCGATTTTGGCAACGTTCAG TTGGCCTTGGCAGAGGGGCAAAGCGAAGGACCGAAGCCCGGTCTGGACTCCAAAGAACTCGTCTTTCTCGTCCAGATCACTTGCCAG GCTCGAAACTGGCTGGTGAAAAGATCCTACGAGGATTTCCGAGTGCTGGACAAACACCTGCACCTGTGTATCTACGACCGCCGTTACTCCCAACTCACCGAACTGCCACGCTGCGATACCTTAAAGGACACCGTCGAG tCAACCACCGCAATGCTGACTAACTACCTAACTCGCTTCTCTGCCATCGCGGACAACAAAATCAACTGTGGTCCTGTGTTAACATGGATGGAG atcGACAACAAGGGCAACCATCTGCTGGTTTCTGAAGAAGCTTCGATCAACGTCCCCGCCATCGCCGCCGCCCACGTCACCAAACGGTACACGGCTCAGGCCACGGACGAGTTAACCTTCGAG GTCGGGGATATTGTGTCTGTCATCGACATGCCGCCCAAAGAAGACACAGGCTGGTGGAGAGGGAAGCACGGCTTTCAG GTCGGGTTCTTCCCCTGCGACTGCGTGGAGCTGATAAACGAGAAGATCCCACCCAGCGTTCAGAACTCGGTGCCAAAGCCAGGTACTGGTCGCTGCGCGTTGGCACGTGGCGAGTTTTCAAAGACTTGCTCACCAGGATCTGAGTCAGAGTCCGTTTTAACGTGGCTcccttgtgtgtgttttcctgcgCATTCAGTGTGCAAGAAGCACGGGAAGCTGGTGACCTTCCTGAGGTCGTTCATGAAGTCTCGGCCGCCGCCGCAAAAGCTGCGGCAGCGCGGGATCCTGAGGGAGCGAGTGTTTGGCTGCGACCTGGGGGAGCATCTCCACAACTCAGGACACGATG TCCCACAGGTCGTTAAAAGTTGTGCAGAGTTCATCGAGAAGATCGGCGTCGTGGACGGGATCTACAGACTCTCAGGGATTTCCTCCAACATCCAGAAACTGAG GCACGAGTTTGACTCTGAGCAGATCCCAGACCTGAGCCGAGAGCTTTTCAGACAAGACATCCACTCTGTGGGCTCCCTGTGCAAGCTTTACTTCAGGGAGCTGCCCAACCCGCTGCTCACCTACCAGCTCTACGACCGGTTCTCG GAAGCTGTGTCTGCAGCCACAGATGAGGAGAGGCTGGTAAAAATCCACAATGTCATCCAGCAGCTGCCGCCTCCTCATTACAG GACGCTGGAGTACCTCATGAGGCACCTTTCCCGCCTGGCCACCTTCAGTTCTGTCACCAACATGCACACTAAAAACCTGGCCATCGTCTGGGCGCCGAACCTCCTCAG GTCCAGACAGATTGAGTCGGCCTGCTTTAGTGGCACAGCGGCCTTCATGGAGGTGCGGATCCAGTCGGTGGTGGTGGAGTTCATCCTCAACAACACAGAGTCCCTTTTCAGCACAAAGTTGAACTCGATTTTAAGAGAAAGCACTG GTAACAACACCTTATCAAGACCAAAGTCTCTGATGGTTTGCTCCCCGTCCACAAAGCTGCTGTCTTTAGAGGAGGCCCAGGCTCGGACTCAGACGCAGCTCGGATCTCCAGCCACAACCCCCTGCCTCACCCACAGCGACTACATCGAGGTCGGGGAGGGGCCCGAAGCTCTGCTGGGCAAATTTCACACTGTCATCGAACTGCCAATGGAGAG TGGCAAGCGGCCTCTAGTGAAGTCGAAGAAGTCTCCGGTGGGGAACTGGCTGTCCTTTTTCCACCTGGGCAAGTCCCACTCCGTGTCCAAGCGTAAACTAAAGCGACACCCCAGTGAACCAAATGAGATAAAGAGCATAGCACTGCCAG GAGGACGAGGAGATAGCGGCACACTGCGGTCCACTAAAAGCGAAGAATCTCTTACTTCTTTGCAAAATTTAGGAG GAGGACCTCCGAGTTACCGTCCCCTCAGACCTCGGTCGACCAGCGAAGCGGTTTCTGCCGTCAGCAGGGACGACCTGCGCAActccagaaacaaaaatgaccGCCGAGCTCACCAGCTGAACGACAGTAAACGCAGCGCCGACCGAGGCCGCGCAGCCGCTTCCCCTCACCACTCGGAGGACGACCTCGACCTTTCCCCGCCGGCTGCCGGCATCTCGACCTTAGACTTCGACCCCATGTCTTTCCAGTGCAGCCAGACTCCCGCGATGCAACACGGCAGCAGGTGGAAGAAGAGTGCAGGGTGCTCCAACGAATTCGAGCCCGTGTCCTCCCAGAACAACGTCGGCTGCTCGCGCTCTCCGGAGGACAGCCCGGTTCTGtgcaaaagtggaaaaaaagtcGCCTTGAAGCACCTCTCGCCCAAAGTGAGgaagaaatcattaaaaatgctGGCAGATATTCAGACTCCCGTGCCTTCTTCTTCTCCCAACGTGGACAAGTGCGAGGCTTCGGCAGCCGATGGGAAACAGCTGTTGTTTCAGCACAGCAGCCCCATCAACACGGCGAGTCAGGCATCCGGCGTGACGGACCTCAGTCAGTCTGCCCAGAACCTCCCTGATCCAG GAACAGATAGACTTATGAGTTCAGTCTCTGTTCTCCCTCCTCACCCTCCCTCGATGAGTGCTGCGCGCAAGTTGGCTTTGGCCCTGGCGGAATCTGCCCAGAAGGCCAGCAACGCGTCCCAAAGAAGAAGCCACGCACATGACTACAGACCGCAGCGACCCTCCGTTCTCGATGTGAAAGTCCATCCTCAGGAGTGCCGCGGCCCTCACGTCACCCCGGGTTCCCAGAGGCAAGCGGCTGTGGAGGCCCACCGCTGCCCTCACTCTGGCCAGTTCTCGCCTTCGCACCTCTACCCAGAGCCGCTGCAGGTTGCCGACAGTCAGGAGAGTGTGTGCAATTTCACTCCTAACGTCAGCCCGCTTGGGTCGGGGAGTTTGGAGGAAGGCAGCGCTGAAGGGAGGGAGcacagagaggaaggagagtCGGAGGTCAGACAGGAACAACACACTTACCAGAGTGTTGGAGTCTCGACGCCCTGCCAGCCTATTGGCTCAGCAAGGAGCCCACCGGCCTCTCCTGTGTATGCAAACATGGACTCTGTGGATGCTTTTAATTTCAGATCCGTCCTGGCGGAGTCTTCGATGCCTGCCTCTATTGAAGAGGTCTTCCCACGACAATTCCAGACATCTTCGGCCCAACCCTACAGCCCAGAGGAGGAAAGGCCTCCTGGCATGCTTGAGGATGTCTTCagtaatcatcatcatcatcatcatcatcatcagcagcagcaccatCACCGGCCGATTCATTCAAGTCAAACACCTACGCCTCACTACCCTCGGCCGGGCGCTCTGCCGCCGCACCTCTCTGCGCATAAAGGTCTGTACAGGCAGTCATCGGAGAGCCGCTACAGCTCTCTAGGTTTAAGACAACCTCTGTCACCTCAGTACAGGCGCTACCAGGGCGACTTCCAGAGGCAGCAGGGGCAATGGCAGAGCTCCGAGGACAGGGCAGTGAGAAACCTGGCCATCCGGCGGGCACACTCTTTTCATTCCCCACAGATCAGTCATCATGAGCTGGCAAACACAGAAATCCTGCCCGTTGACTCCATGCTTTATGTGGAGCAGAAACTGAGCCCTGAAGTGCCATATCAAGAGCGAATCCAGGCTGGCCTGAAATCTGTACGGACGCAGTTTGAGAACGTACACCCAGAACACCACTATGGCCCCTATTCCGACTCAAGTTCGAGAGATCCAAGATCTCGTTATTTCATAGATCCACACCGGCAAAGTGGCATCCATCGCCATCAGACCTACACAGTCCACTCCACTAAGGAAGGTGATCAATCAGATTACTACAACTACTCTCCACGCCACGCCTCTCCTGTGAATAGGGAGCTTTACATAGAGAGCAGAGACACTGTGGTTTACGAGGCTAGAGATGCAGAGGTGTTTGAAAGGGTTGTGTATCAACCAGTTCAGCAAGAGAGACACAAAAGCACGTACCACTCCGTGTCTCCCTGTGAGACTCCAGACTCACTAAGGGACATAATACACACAAGGAGTAAGTCAGACCCTGGAAACGCCAACCTCCTCTCTGCCCACAGCGTGGACAGCCAAATGGCCGTAGCCACTTCACCAACCACCCCAAGAATAAGGTCTCAGCAAGCATACCCCGAGGTGTCCAGGCAAAGCTATGGCCAACGGTCTGGCGCGGAATTTGGGCCAATGAGACGGATTCATATCAAAGAGGGTTACTTGAGGCAGCCACTCCTCCGCAAAGTCCCCTCGTTGCCAGAACGAGGCTGCCCCAACCTGAAAAGCATCGAGCACACTCACCGATGCCAAACGAGAGGCTTTGAACAGAATCCATCAGTGCTGGCTGGCGCCGCGAAACCCAGCATCCTGAGAAGACCAGTTCGCTCGCAGAGCACCAGAGAACATCGTCACTACTATCATTACCACTCCAAATCTCCCCTGGATCCTGAACATCTGGAACCCTTCCCTGCTCACCTCAGCAGACGGACTCAGAGCACTAAAGTCAAGCCCACACACTACGACCACATGGAGGGGTATTACGCCGCGCCAAGATCGAAATCCACCCGATCCAGCAAAGCAGCAGCTGGATATTTACCTGCTCAGAGCTGCATGTCTCCGCACGGACAGAGACTCCTGTCCAAGGTCTTGGGTCACGAGGCTTTTTATCACCCCGCTCTTAGATCAGAAGCTGGGGTCTAA
- the arhgap32a gene encoding rho GTPase-activating protein 32 isoform X2, translating into MEAGCVVAAVIENAASGPRGEPGSSDVLEGNPTPPTDLDKNDALPQATNINPPEEKQSQETSTAVVKSDDITEHQAEPLLRSCVSTASMKVKNMKKLTFPRGHFPRLAECAHFHYETVDFGNVQLALAEGQSEGPKPGLDSKELVFLVQITCQARNWLVKRSYEDFRVLDKHLHLCIYDRRYSQLTELPRCDTLKDTVESTTAMLTNYLTRFSAIADNKINCGPVLTWMEIDNKGNHLLVSEEASINVPAIAAAHVTKRYTAQATDELTFEVGDIVSVIDMPPKEDTGWWRGKHGFQVGFFPCDCVELINEKIPPSVQNSVPKPVCKKHGKLVTFLRSFMKSRPPPQKLRQRGILRERVFGCDLGEHLHNSGHDVPQVVKSCAEFIEKIGVVDGIYRLSGISSNIQKLRHEFDSEQIPDLSRELFRQDIHSVGSLCKLYFRELPNPLLTYQLYDRFSEAVSAATDEERLVKIHNVIQQLPPPHYRTLEYLMRHLSRLATFSSVTNMHTKNLAIVWAPNLLRSRQIESACFSGTAAFMEVRIQSVVVEFILNNTESLFSTKLNSILRESTGNNTLSRPKSLMVCSPSTKLLSLEEAQARTQTQLGSPATTPCLTHSDYIEVGEGPEALLGKFHTVIELPMESGKRPLVKSKKSPVGNWLSFFHLGKSHSVSKRKLKRHPSEPNEIKSIALPGGRGDSGTLRSTKSEESLTSLQNLGGGPPSYRPLRPRSTSEAVSAVSRDDLRNSRNKNDRRAHQLNDSKRSADRGRAAASPHHSEDDLDLSPPAAGISTLDFDPMSFQCSQTPAMQHGSRWKKSAGCSNEFEPVSSQNNVGCSRSPEDSPVLCKSGKKVALKHLSPKVRKKSLKMLADIQTPVPSSSPNVDKCEASAADGKQLLFQHSSPINTASQASGVTDLSQSAQNLPDPGTDRLMSSVSVLPPHPPSMSAARKLALALAESAQKASNASQRRSHAHDYRPQRPSVLDVKVHPQECRGPHVTPGSQRQAAVEAHRCPHSGQFSPSHLYPEPLQVADSQESVCNFTPNVSPLGSGSLEEGSAEGREHREEGESEVRQEQHTYQSVGVSTPCQPIGSARSPPASPVYANMDSVDAFNFRSVLAESSMPASIEEVFPRQFQTSSAQPYSPEEERPPGMLEDVFSNHHHHHHHHQQQHHHRPIHSSQTPTPHYPRPGALPPHLSAHKGLYRQSSESRYSSLGLRQPLSPQYRRYQGDFQRQQGQWQSSEDRAVRNLAIRRAHSFHSPQISHHELANTEILPVDSMLYVEQKLSPEVPYQERIQAGLKSVRTQFENVHPEHHYGPYSDSSSRDPRSRYFIDPHRQSGIHRHQTYTVHSTKEGDQSDYYNYSPRHASPVNRELYIESRDTVVYEARDAEVFERVVYQPVQQERHKSTYHSVSPCETPDSLRDIIHTRSKSDPGNANLLSAHSVDSQMAVATSPTTPRIRSQQAYPEVSRQSYGQRSGAEFGPMRRIHIKEGYLRQPLLRKVPSLPERGCPNLKSIEHTHRCQTRGFEQNPSVLAGAAKPSILRRPVRSQSTREHRHYYHYHSKSPLDPEHLEPFPAHLSRRTQSTKVKPTHYDHMEGYYAAPRSKSTRSSKAAAGYLPAQSCMSPHGQRLLSKVLGHEAFYHPALRSEAGV; encoded by the exons ATGGAGGCTGGATGCGTGGTTGCCGCGGTGATTGAGAATGCTGCCTCAGGACCCCGGGGAGAACCAGGAAGTAGTGACGTCCTTGAGGG CAACCCGACCCCACCTACTGACCTCGACAAAAACGATGCCTTACCTCAAGCTACCAACATTAATCCTCCAGAGGAGAAGCAGTCACAGGAGACATCCACTGCTGTG GTGAAGAGCGATGACATCACAGAACACCAAGCCGAGCCCCTCCTGCGCTCCTGCGTCAGCACGGCGAGTATGAAGGTCAAGAACATGAAAAA GCTAACGTTCCCCAGAGGTCACTTCCCCAGATTGGCAGAGTGTGCCCATTTCCACTATGAGACTGTCGATTTTGGCAACGTTCAG TTGGCCTTGGCAGAGGGGCAAAGCGAAGGACCGAAGCCCGGTCTGGACTCCAAAGAACTCGTCTTTCTCGTCCAGATCACTTGCCAG GCTCGAAACTGGCTGGTGAAAAGATCCTACGAGGATTTCCGAGTGCTGGACAAACACCTGCACCTGTGTATCTACGACCGCCGTTACTCCCAACTCACCGAACTGCCACGCTGCGATACCTTAAAGGACACCGTCGAG tCAACCACCGCAATGCTGACTAACTACCTAACTCGCTTCTCTGCCATCGCGGACAACAAAATCAACTGTGGTCCTGTGTTAACATGGATGGAG atcGACAACAAGGGCAACCATCTGCTGGTTTCTGAAGAAGCTTCGATCAACGTCCCCGCCATCGCCGCCGCCCACGTCACCAAACGGTACACGGCTCAGGCCACGGACGAGTTAACCTTCGAG GTCGGGGATATTGTGTCTGTCATCGACATGCCGCCCAAAGAAGACACAGGCTGGTGGAGAGGGAAGCACGGCTTTCAG GTCGGGTTCTTCCCCTGCGACTGCGTGGAGCTGATAAACGAGAAGATCCCACCCAGCGTTCAGAACTCGGTGCCAAAGCCAG TGTGCAAGAAGCACGGGAAGCTGGTGACCTTCCTGAGGTCGTTCATGAAGTCTCGGCCGCCGCCGCAAAAGCTGCGGCAGCGCGGGATCCTGAGGGAGCGAGTGTTTGGCTGCGACCTGGGGGAGCATCTCCACAACTCAGGACACGATG TCCCACAGGTCGTTAAAAGTTGTGCAGAGTTCATCGAGAAGATCGGCGTCGTGGACGGGATCTACAGACTCTCAGGGATTTCCTCCAACATCCAGAAACTGAG GCACGAGTTTGACTCTGAGCAGATCCCAGACCTGAGCCGAGAGCTTTTCAGACAAGACATCCACTCTGTGGGCTCCCTGTGCAAGCTTTACTTCAGGGAGCTGCCCAACCCGCTGCTCACCTACCAGCTCTACGACCGGTTCTCG GAAGCTGTGTCTGCAGCCACAGATGAGGAGAGGCTGGTAAAAATCCACAATGTCATCCAGCAGCTGCCGCCTCCTCATTACAG GACGCTGGAGTACCTCATGAGGCACCTTTCCCGCCTGGCCACCTTCAGTTCTGTCACCAACATGCACACTAAAAACCTGGCCATCGTCTGGGCGCCGAACCTCCTCAG GTCCAGACAGATTGAGTCGGCCTGCTTTAGTGGCACAGCGGCCTTCATGGAGGTGCGGATCCAGTCGGTGGTGGTGGAGTTCATCCTCAACAACACAGAGTCCCTTTTCAGCACAAAGTTGAACTCGATTTTAAGAGAAAGCACTG GTAACAACACCTTATCAAGACCAAAGTCTCTGATGGTTTGCTCCCCGTCCACAAAGCTGCTGTCTTTAGAGGAGGCCCAGGCTCGGACTCAGACGCAGCTCGGATCTCCAGCCACAACCCCCTGCCTCACCCACAGCGACTACATCGAGGTCGGGGAGGGGCCCGAAGCTCTGCTGGGCAAATTTCACACTGTCATCGAACTGCCAATGGAGAG TGGCAAGCGGCCTCTAGTGAAGTCGAAGAAGTCTCCGGTGGGGAACTGGCTGTCCTTTTTCCACCTGGGCAAGTCCCACTCCGTGTCCAAGCGTAAACTAAAGCGACACCCCAGTGAACCAAATGAGATAAAGAGCATAGCACTGCCAG GAGGACGAGGAGATAGCGGCACACTGCGGTCCACTAAAAGCGAAGAATCTCTTACTTCTTTGCAAAATTTAGGAG GAGGACCTCCGAGTTACCGTCCCCTCAGACCTCGGTCGACCAGCGAAGCGGTTTCTGCCGTCAGCAGGGACGACCTGCGCAActccagaaacaaaaatgaccGCCGAGCTCACCAGCTGAACGACAGTAAACGCAGCGCCGACCGAGGCCGCGCAGCCGCTTCCCCTCACCACTCGGAGGACGACCTCGACCTTTCCCCGCCGGCTGCCGGCATCTCGACCTTAGACTTCGACCCCATGTCTTTCCAGTGCAGCCAGACTCCCGCGATGCAACACGGCAGCAGGTGGAAGAAGAGTGCAGGGTGCTCCAACGAATTCGAGCCCGTGTCCTCCCAGAACAACGTCGGCTGCTCGCGCTCTCCGGAGGACAGCCCGGTTCTGtgcaaaagtggaaaaaaagtcGCCTTGAAGCACCTCTCGCCCAAAGTGAGgaagaaatcattaaaaatgctGGCAGATATTCAGACTCCCGTGCCTTCTTCTTCTCCCAACGTGGACAAGTGCGAGGCTTCGGCAGCCGATGGGAAACAGCTGTTGTTTCAGCACAGCAGCCCCATCAACACGGCGAGTCAGGCATCCGGCGTGACGGACCTCAGTCAGTCTGCCCAGAACCTCCCTGATCCAG GAACAGATAGACTTATGAGTTCAGTCTCTGTTCTCCCTCCTCACCCTCCCTCGATGAGTGCTGCGCGCAAGTTGGCTTTGGCCCTGGCGGAATCTGCCCAGAAGGCCAGCAACGCGTCCCAAAGAAGAAGCCACGCACATGACTACAGACCGCAGCGACCCTCCGTTCTCGATGTGAAAGTCCATCCTCAGGAGTGCCGCGGCCCTCACGTCACCCCGGGTTCCCAGAGGCAAGCGGCTGTGGAGGCCCACCGCTGCCCTCACTCTGGCCAGTTCTCGCCTTCGCACCTCTACCCAGAGCCGCTGCAGGTTGCCGACAGTCAGGAGAGTGTGTGCAATTTCACTCCTAACGTCAGCCCGCTTGGGTCGGGGAGTTTGGAGGAAGGCAGCGCTGAAGGGAGGGAGcacagagaggaaggagagtCGGAGGTCAGACAGGAACAACACACTTACCAGAGTGTTGGAGTCTCGACGCCCTGCCAGCCTATTGGCTCAGCAAGGAGCCCACCGGCCTCTCCTGTGTATGCAAACATGGACTCTGTGGATGCTTTTAATTTCAGATCCGTCCTGGCGGAGTCTTCGATGCCTGCCTCTATTGAAGAGGTCTTCCCACGACAATTCCAGACATCTTCGGCCCAACCCTACAGCCCAGAGGAGGAAAGGCCTCCTGGCATGCTTGAGGATGTCTTCagtaatcatcatcatcatcatcatcatcatcagcagcagcaccatCACCGGCCGATTCATTCAAGTCAAACACCTACGCCTCACTACCCTCGGCCGGGCGCTCTGCCGCCGCACCTCTCTGCGCATAAAGGTCTGTACAGGCAGTCATCGGAGAGCCGCTACAGCTCTCTAGGTTTAAGACAACCTCTGTCACCTCAGTACAGGCGCTACCAGGGCGACTTCCAGAGGCAGCAGGGGCAATGGCAGAGCTCCGAGGACAGGGCAGTGAGAAACCTGGCCATCCGGCGGGCACACTCTTTTCATTCCCCACAGATCAGTCATCATGAGCTGGCAAACACAGAAATCCTGCCCGTTGACTCCATGCTTTATGTGGAGCAGAAACTGAGCCCTGAAGTGCCATATCAAGAGCGAATCCAGGCTGGCCTGAAATCTGTACGGACGCAGTTTGAGAACGTACACCCAGAACACCACTATGGCCCCTATTCCGACTCAAGTTCGAGAGATCCAAGATCTCGTTATTTCATAGATCCACACCGGCAAAGTGGCATCCATCGCCATCAGACCTACACAGTCCACTCCACTAAGGAAGGTGATCAATCAGATTACTACAACTACTCTCCACGCCACGCCTCTCCTGTGAATAGGGAGCTTTACATAGAGAGCAGAGACACTGTGGTTTACGAGGCTAGAGATGCAGAGGTGTTTGAAAGGGTTGTGTATCAACCAGTTCAGCAAGAGAGACACAAAAGCACGTACCACTCCGTGTCTCCCTGTGAGACTCCAGACTCACTAAGGGACATAATACACACAAGGAGTAAGTCAGACCCTGGAAACGCCAACCTCCTCTCTGCCCACAGCGTGGACAGCCAAATGGCCGTAGCCACTTCACCAACCACCCCAAGAATAAGGTCTCAGCAAGCATACCCCGAGGTGTCCAGGCAAAGCTATGGCCAACGGTCTGGCGCGGAATTTGGGCCAATGAGACGGATTCATATCAAAGAGGGTTACTTGAGGCAGCCACTCCTCCGCAAAGTCCCCTCGTTGCCAGAACGAGGCTGCCCCAACCTGAAAAGCATCGAGCACACTCACCGATGCCAAACGAGAGGCTTTGAACAGAATCCATCAGTGCTGGCTGGCGCCGCGAAACCCAGCATCCTGAGAAGACCAGTTCGCTCGCAGAGCACCAGAGAACATCGTCACTACTATCATTACCACTCCAAATCTCCCCTGGATCCTGAACATCTGGAACCCTTCCCTGCTCACCTCAGCAGACGGACTCAGAGCACTAAAGTCAAGCCCACACACTACGACCACATGGAGGGGTATTACGCCGCGCCAAGATCGAAATCCACCCGATCCAGCAAAGCAGCAGCTGGATATTTACCTGCTCAGAGCTGCATGTCTCCGCACGGACAGAGACTCCTGTCCAAGGTCTTGGGTCACGAGGCTTTTTATCACCCCGCTCTTAGATCAGAAGCTGGGGTCTAA